The window aaaaggttttaaggTAGAATTTATCTTCCATGTAAATGTGTCTCTGCATTGGACATTGGTCTGTCTGTACTGAAAATACTACTCAAATGCTCCATCTGGGAATCAAACATGGAAGCTGTTACTGTTAAGAATACTGCACATACAGCCATCATGTCACTTTCAGATAGAAATATTTTCACAGTTTTGAATTGTGTAAAAATTCATATAGATTAACAATTAAAAGCCACGAGATTAGAGTCAAGTTTGTCATAAACACCAGCTGTCCTTCAAGAACTGAGCAGATAAGATAAACCAGGGAAACTCTGCTCCAAGCTTCAGATCAGACAGTCAAAGAGGAACGATTTCAGAAAGAACTTGGACTAGAATCTGGTTTTGAAAATGCGTGCTCCTGCCCTTTTGTGTCTCGTCTGGGCCTCTGTAGCTGTGGCGTTGCCGGTGAGCAGGCAGAGGCAGAAGCTGTTGCTGGTTTCGTTCGATGGGTTTCGGTGGGATTACGACTGTGATGTGGACACTCCAAACCTAGATCAGATGGTTAAAGACGGAGTGAAGGCTCAGTACGTGACGCCTCCGTACCTCACCATCACCAGCCCCACGCACTTCACTCTGCTCACAGGTACAACTACACAAGCCGCCTACAATCTGCTGCATCAGGGACAAAAGCAGATAGGCAGAATGTGGacggcagtggctcagtggctaGATCATTCATCTGATAcacattttgttacatttaataGCATTTTAGCTTTATTGATATACTGACTGTATTTTGTTGTACTTATTTTGAAAAGTGTGTTGTTGCCACTTGAACATTTTTAGAGGATTAGATGATAAAAGGGGCCTCTTTGTTTTTGTGGGCCAAAgacgatgacttcagtctttgAGTTTTTGCCAGtaagacatagatctgagtgtcatctgcctagttgtggtaggacacattattgcttgtattaactggcctaaaggcagcatgtagaaattgaacaaaaggggtcccaggattgaccactggggcaccccacaggtcagccATGTGGTCTGACAGGAGTTAGTACATGTCACACTCCAACCATGACAGAAGTTGAAATTGTCTCAGGGTGTGTTACATACTGcatacttgtcctggtttaggatctgtttagttctgacttcctgtttcagtcccattCTAGTCCggatttagttctgggtttggTAGTCTTCGTGAACATTTCCTCTGTCCCTCAGGTCTGTACGTGGAGAACCACGGAGTGATTCACAACATGTGGTTCAACACCACTACCTCAAAGATGCTGCCGTACTATCAGACCCAGTTCAAGAACGAATGGTGGGACAACGGCTCCCTGCCCATCTGGATCACTGCACAGAGACAGGTCTGTTCAAaacaatgccatactgtggaacattcgagacAAAGCCAATTATATTTTCATGAAGTCAAGCAGTTGGCAGATCCTCCACATGAAAAGTTGCAGTGCATTTTATTGAAGAAATTAGTGAGAGGGATGACCGAGggtaaaatacaaacataaggTAGGACAGGCCCTGCTACCACCTCCAGTGTTTGAGTACAAAAGCTTTACTTTGCGTTGCATACTATGCCACTATGTTGTTGTGTTATACATCAATATAAAACTGCAGAGAGTATAGAAAGAAACAGATAAGCTTCTTTTCAGATAAGGTTCAAATCATTTGCTTAGGTTGGAATTACTGCTGTGTTCCCCATTGAACCAGCACAGGGCACCAGATACCATTCGGTACTGATTTATATTGATTGATTGGTTCATACATAAACATTAAATGAACTTTTATGAAAAACAAACCTAACCTGGCAAAAGCAGTTTAATATAACGGTGCAAATAAGGTTAGCTTTGTAATATCAATCTATAATGACACATATAGAAATTGTTTAGGAAGAGGAGGGACTCTCAGCAGAGCTTTAGCCAATCACTGCAGCCTATATTTTTACCATTGCTTCCTTGATAGCAAATAAACTGCTTCACACCAAAAGCAAAAGGCTCAAACAAATCAGCAGGAGACATACCTCACACCTCTTGACAATCTACTTTGCAGCTCAAGTTTAATACCAACCTTGTTATCATTCTagatgcattttaacatttctgttttttaatCTTTTCCAGGGCCTCAAAGCCGGCTCCCTGCACTTCCCTGGCACCGCGTCCACGTACGATGGAGAGACCGCTTTAGTCCAAGAGGTGGAACCGATCATGTACAACTACAAGAACGAGACCGCCTGGCGCGAGAACACGGACAAGGTCATGAGCTGGTTCAGAGACAAAGATCTGGATTTTGTCTCTATGTATTTTGGAGAACCAGACAAAACTGGACACCGCTACGGCCCAAATTCGCCTGAAGTTAAAGAAATGGTGAAGCAAGTCGATCGCACGGTTGGATACATTCGGCAAACGACTAAACATTATGGTTTAGAAGATCAGTtaaacatcataataacagctGATCATGGGATGACCACCGTGTACCGTAATGGACTTGTTGAAGAAATCACGCTCTCCAAAATTCCTGGGTTTTCCTTCAAagatttgtcattttatttgttggATTATGGACCAAGTGGGATGCTCCTGCCCAAACCCGGGATGCTGGATAAGGTTTACAACGCCTTGAAAGGGGCACATCCACATCTGCACGTTTATAAGAAAGAAGAACTCCCTGAACACATGCACTTCACTAAGAGCGAGCGCATTTTACCCATCATCCTTTGGGCTGACTCCGGATATGTCATCAATGGGGTGAGTGGAACAACCTTTCTGACATCTTGAAAGACAAACCCATTgcttaaaaagggggtattatgcaaaatctgttttttttttttagctttctaccatgttataatgtttttccctcctcaaaaacatgcctgaagaggtctgagatgtcatccatgcatgtttgagtatttttagcaatctcttttagccctattcaaaccctctttggTTATCTGTAAGGTTCGGGGCaatactcagcccacaagtctacgtcattcatgctcccacacggcaattctccaaaaatatacaaaaatatgatacaaagcAACGTAACAaagctgatgtgatgtgcagtagcttcattactgggatgcacgctgattgtgatgGGATagggctctgaaggggggggggcTTAATGCAGAGAACAAAGCGAGAGGGTCATAGCGTCAAAAACGaaaggtaaaacaataaaaggtgacatggttatctaaatatattatgtgttagcagttaataccccatataaataaatgattctATTAGTCTCACAGTATTTGTGAAACTCACAACAGAATTCAAATTGTCCCGCTCCTGGTTGTGTGATTGGTCTCGGGCCAACGGTGGTCACAGATtgggccaatcacagagcagcattgtgaTTGGGACGGGGCCAAAAGTGAAGCTACcaaacgaaccaaaacaaatatgctGATGTCAACAAATGTACTTCTGCCAATTTGATCCtaaatatagatatatacaatatttattgtgtgaaaaaacatgcatgggaagtgctttgtgtatttgtggaggGAAAGATGTGCTtttcaactggatttaacaaaagtttaatttgtcagcttgttccgctgttgtcacgctttgaccaatcagactGAAATATTCATCTGGATGTCCCGCCTTTTCCTGATCCCTTTCAGTGAAAGCTGTTACAGACTGATAAATGTGTATTAGTCAGTTCAGAGTGTTGCACATATCAGTCTGACGTTAGCCAGGTTAGCTTAATGGTGCAGCCACTGCTGGTCCCCAAggttaatcccatactgtgaaGCTTTTCTGATTTTCTTCCCTCCAAAAAGAGTCATAGGGCACAGTTAGATCATTTAAAGGATACTTCTAAATAGCTTTTGGGTGACTCTTTGGCAGTGTCGATTGCttttgtacagtgtattttgCTCCTCCAAATTAAACTCCTTTcatcttttgtttctgtttttacactcatACTTGGCCAGTGTTATCCAGCTGATAATATTTGTCTTGTTATTGTCCATTATCAAACCTGAGCATCGACCTGTGTGCAGATAAACAGAGGTGGAATACACAGGTTTGCATGTGAGGCTGTTACAGGGATTATGATAAACGATTGTGACATTTCAAaggtgagagaaagagcaaTGTTTCCCTAGTGTTAGTTTGTCTGTATGGCGGCCATCTTGGACAAATAACAgcatcacatttcaaaacaaaggcAACTGTATCAGGTATCACAGCCAAAGGTAAACTTCACAGTGGTATTGTGTGCTGGgatgtcacatgaacacatttTTGTTGCGAAGTTAAATTAGCAGGTTATACATCCGAGTTGTTTTAGGTCTTTCCTCTTGTAAATACAATACAGTGGATTCATGAATTCTAATTCCCGCCCCCATCTGAATCAGCAGGATCTGTTCTAGTGAATGAAGCATTAGTCATAGTAGTCATATTAGTCGTAGGATACATTGATACCAATACCAATATCGATATTGGTGCCAATACTGAAACTGCTAAGGATTGTGTAACGATTTCAGATCTTCCGATACTCCAATCAGCCATATTGAGGACAGAAACAATTTTTACcaattttaaatgaatgaatgaatgaatgaatatgaacAAGCCATGCACCATTTTAAATGTCAGATCCTGCAGAAAGTTCATATATTATCAGcctatttttaactttttaaggaAGTCATGTGGTAACAAGTGCTATCA of the Periophthalmus magnuspinnatus isolate fPerMag1 chromosome 8, fPerMag1.2.pri, whole genome shotgun sequence genome contains:
- the LOC117374738 gene encoding ectonucleotide pyrophosphatase/phosphodiesterase family member 7-like, with the protein product MRAPALLCLVWASVAVALPVSRQRQKLLLVSFDGFRWDYDCDVDTPNLDQMVKDGVKAQYVTPPYLTITSPTHFTLLTGLYVENHGVIHNMWFNTTTSKMLPYYQTQFKNEWWDNGSLPIWITAQRQGLKAGSLHFPGTASTYDGETALVQEVEPIMYNYKNETAWRENTDKVMSWFRDKDLDFVSMYFGEPDKTGHRYGPNSPEVKEMVKQVDRTVGYIRQTTKHYGLEDQLNIIITADHGMTTVYRNGLVEEITLSKIPGFSFKDLSFYLLDYGPSGMLLPKPGMLDKVYNALKGAHPHLHVYKKEELPEHMHFTKSERILPIILWADSGYVINGYFPVQFNKGEHGFDNTEMDMKAFFRAVGPAFAENLQVGPFETVNIYPLMCHILGIQPEKNDGALEVTRHMLRSERGGKGINVLPNVFTGLAAVAGFLVVVFVVFTTCMVLKRKKKR